A stretch of the Symmachiella macrocystis genome encodes the following:
- a CDS encoding MBL fold metallo-hydrolase — protein MPTLPPTKTSKLTLLGTGTSHGVPMIGCHCEVCESTNPRNKRTRTGVVVSVPGGNFLIDTPPELRMQLLRERVDLIHAALFTHSHADHLFGLDDLRLFGYYLKGPVPLYCEANVEQQIRRSYNYAFEIPRNNHRGAVPALEFQRIELEPFTLLGQIVQPIRLLHGKLPVLGFRVGDVAFCTDVSQIPEESWSLLEGLDVLVLDALREEPHPTHLNIEQALAVVERVKPQRTYFTHIAHTLEHEATNSRLPQGIELAYDGLQITF, from the coding sequence ATGCCGACACTGCCCCCTACGAAAACATCCAAATTGACCCTATTGGGCACCGGAACCAGCCACGGCGTGCCGATGATCGGCTGTCATTGTGAGGTCTGTGAGTCGACGAATCCGCGAAACAAACGCACTCGAACCGGCGTCGTGGTGTCGGTCCCGGGCGGGAATTTCCTGATCGACACCCCGCCGGAATTGCGGATGCAACTGTTACGCGAGCGGGTTGATTTGATTCATGCAGCTCTCTTCACGCATAGCCATGCTGATCATCTGTTTGGCTTGGATGATTTGCGGCTGTTCGGCTATTACCTCAAGGGGCCGGTGCCGCTGTATTGCGAAGCCAATGTCGAGCAGCAGATTCGCAGGTCGTACAATTACGCGTTTGAAATCCCGCGGAACAATCATCGCGGTGCTGTGCCTGCCTTAGAGTTTCAGCGCATCGAGCTCGAACCGTTTACGCTGTTGGGTCAAATTGTGCAGCCGATTCGTCTGCTGCATGGGAAGTTGCCAGTGTTGGGTTTTCGAGTTGGCGATGTCGCATTTTGTACCGATGTCAGCCAAATTCCTGAGGAGAGTTGGTCGTTATTGGAGGGGTTGGATGTTTTGGTTTTGGATGCATTGCGCGAGGAGCCGCATCCGACACACTTGAATATCGAGCAGGCATTAGCGGTGGTCGAGCGGGTCAAACCGCAACGGACCTACTTCACGCATATTGCACACACCCTGGAACACGAAGCGACAAATTCGCGATTGCCTCAGGGTATTGAATTGGCATACGATGGCTTGCAGATCACGTTTTGA